Below is a window of Camelus ferus isolate YT-003-E chromosome 4, BCGSAC_Cfer_1.0, whole genome shotgun sequence DNA.
GCACATTCTGGCCTCAGAAGGAGGTAGCCACCTGTTCTGAGAGCCACGAGGGGCCTCGTGGGAGGAAGACCCCTGGGGAAGGCTCATGTACCCCTTTTTGGCTTCCCCCCCACTTTTGTGACCTCAGGACGCTCCTGTGGTTCTGACATAAGCCTCACTCCCATGAAAGTTccctgaggaggggctgggcctggctACTTCCATGGGGACATATTGGGAGCTCCCCCTCTCCTCAGTGGGAAggcggggagaggggaagaaagtgcCCCATGCACCTCTCCTTCCGGGAGCGAGTGAGGCCGCCCACAAAGGCTGACTCCTGGGTCCTTTGAGGCCGCAAAGGACAGTCTGCCTGGCAGTAAGGCACCCTCCCGCTGGGACCATGGCCACCGGTAAACAGTGTCCTTGTGGATGCCTCCAGCAGCTGCAGGCTGGGGCGGGAGGGCCAGGTGCCCAGCACTcccactgccccagcccaggcttcCCTGTGTGTCTGGCCCTCTCTGCCTGGCATCCCACCAGGCCACAGACCCCCCTGCCCCACGCAGGTCCACCTTTCCACACTGTGTCACCACATAATCTCTATTTTGTTACTTGTAAAGTGGGGATGCCACAGGGAACTCCCAGCCCACCCATCACAGGAAGCAGAGGTCTTTTCCAGTGGGGGTCTCAggcaggagtgggaggagaagaaggaaggctTTGATACACATTTCAAAGACAACCTCACCAGGCTCGTGCCAGCTCCCTTGGAGAAAAGTCTGAGCTGCTCCTTCGCTCAGTGATTTGTGGATTTGTGACTAGACCATGCTACCAGGCCCAAGCCTCCCTGCTGCAGTGCCAGGGCCTTGCAGACTGCTGCTTGGGCAGCTGAGCTACTTTGCAGGGCACTGTGAGGACCCAGGGTGCCAGGCAGTGACCCTGCACATCCCACTTGCCATGGCCTGGGGCCTACCTTCCTGGAAGGGTGTAAGGGAGGGGGCTGGTACCCTAGGCCCTGCTGGGACCGACCAGCACTTCGAGGTGCTGACTCACCCTCTGGGTCAGTACTGCAATCCCCACAAGGCAGCTGCAGACCTTTCTGAGGGGACGTGAAGATGAATCTCTATGCCAGCATGTTGCTTGTCCCAAGGATTTCACCCACCCATTAGGTATACCGTACTACACTGTCCACCGCAGTCTGCCACGGTGCTGTGGTGTTATGGATTATATGGTGAAGCAGGGAACACGTCCTCTCCAGAGGGAAATAAATTGCCAAGCATTAGCCCCCACCCAACACCCTCGGGCTGTGTAGCAAAGGAAGGGTAAGAAGCTCACTGAGAAAGCCAGAATCTACATAAGCCCCAGTGGCCATGGCAAGGGAGACTGTCCAGGGCAGACCCAAGAgcataattcattatttttaagttattatgaAGATATACCAAAAAtgtactgtttttaaaatgattgattAAAGGTGTGACTACATGTAATTTAACTGTTTCTCCTTTACAAGTTCTCCCACTCCCCAAACTAAAATCAAGGAGAGGTAAAAGCATTTGTCCACCCAGGTGTCCTGATCCGTGGCTGCCCAGAGGGCTGGGCGCCGCCCTCGTTTCCACGCAGCTCTGTGCGCTCCTGGGGCCAAGGCACCAAGGTGATGGGCGCGGCGCCAGCGTCATCTCCACAACAAGCGGCTgccgggcagggcagggccctcgcccagccctgccctcctctccccacccgcgcccacctctcccctcctccacccccctcccccgctcgGAGGATAGGCCCCGCACGCTCCCTCACCTGCCCGCGACGGGAGCGGGCGTGCGGATcaaggaggggagcagggggcagcGAGGCTTCCGCCACCCTGCGGAGAGGGCCTCGACTCCACCGACACGCCCGCCCCGGCGCCGCCGCCCCTTGGCCCCTGAGCCCTGTGCGTTCCTGCTGTGAACGGCCCCGCACCCCTCCACGGCTCGGACACCCCGCAAAGTGCGCCGCGCAGCCCTCGAGAAGGCGCACGGCGGGGACCGGGTCTGCGCGCTCGCCCACGGGGAACGGCCCCGCCTGCCTTTCCCGGCCCTCGGGCCGGCCCTCCCTCCTCCGCTGCCCGGCCCCCGCCCGCGCCCAGAGCCTACGGCCCCGCCCGCGCGGGTCCCCAAGGCACTGCGGCGGTTACCAGGACGCTGGCCCCGCGCAGCCAATAGCACCAGCCTGTCGGCGTGCCCTCCGAAACCAGCCAATGAAAGGACAAATCAATCATTTGAAACACCCAATGGACAGAGCACCGCAAAGCGAGGGGGGATTTTGATTGGGAGAGCAAAGGCCGCGGCTGTCCAATCAAGAGCAAAAGGCTTCGGAAGGGCGGGCGTTAGGCGGTTCGATTGACAGGGCTGGAGCCAGTCAAACGAGGCCGCTTACCAGCCTCACTCTGGCAGCCCAATACGAGGGTGGCGGGGGCGGGCCCGGTGGGTATATAAGCACCGGCGGTGCGTCGGTTGTAGCACTCTGCGCGCCAGCTCGTAGGCCTTCGCCTCCGACTTTCTGCCTCCGCTGCCAcccacgccgccgccgccgccatgaGGGAGATCGTGCACCTGCAGGCAGGCCAGTGCGGCAACCAGATCGGCGCCAAGGTGAGCGGGGGTGTCGGGGCCCGCGGGGTCCTCCGGGCGGGGCAggtgggcgggcgggcggcgggaaAGATGGCGGCAGTGAGCGGGCGGCGCCCCCGCATTGCGGCCCCGCACCGCGCCGCGGCCCGGgtcggggcgggggcggcggcgcgggccCGCGGGGAtggccgggcggcggcgggggaggggagggccgcGCCGtccggggcggggccggctccGGGCACCTCCGGTGTGACtcagccccggccccggcccgcccGCGTCTCCCGCAGTTTTGGGAGGTGATCAGCGACGAGCATGGCATCGATCCTACCGGCACCTACCATGGGGACAGCGATCTGCAGCTGGAGCGGATCAACGTGTACTACAACGAGGCCACCGGTGAGACCCCCGCCCCTTCGCGCCCCCTGCCGCCCCGCGGCCCTCCCCTCGCTGACTGACGCTCTCCCGCTCTCCAGGTGGCAAGTACGTGCCCCGAGCTGTGCTCGTGGATCTGGAGCCCGGCACCATGGACTCTGTGCGCTCGGGGCCCTTCGGGCAGATTTTCAGGCCGGACAACTTCGTCTTCGGTGAGCCGCGGATGGGGATGGGTGGCGGCTTGATAGGACGACTCAAAGGTCAAGGGGTGCCAAGGTCGCCACCTTAAGGACCGCAGAGCCGAGGTCCTGATCCACTCTGTACcccctgtcccccccccccccccccgtcagcAGCTATGCTCCAGGACGCTCTTCTCCCTTCTCGAGTCACTCAATCCCCTCGCCTAAAGCGGCTTTAGGGGGAAGGCCCAGCTGTCCGCACACAGGGGAGGAGCAGACAGATGTAATCTTCCTGCAGTGAAGGCCGAGTTGGAGCCGGTGGCAGCTCATCTGCTCTTGGGAATGGGCCGAGGCTTCCCAGGGGAGCCACTGGGCTGATGGTTCAGCTGTTTTAGCTTGACCGCTTGCTTTTTAGTGGGGTAGGATGCTGCCTTACCAGTTTGGGGGCCCGTCTGTTCTACTTGCAGGATGAGTTCTGTGTGTCACCTCACCTTGTTATTTGGCCTTTTTGGCACGGGTGACCGCATGCTCGGCCAAGGAGTGACCAGTTGCCCTCTTTTGCAGGTCAGAGTGGTGCCGGGAACAACTGGGCTAAGGGGCACTACACAGAAGGGGCGGAGCTTGTTGACTCCGTGCTGGATGTTGTGAGGAAGGAGGCGGAGAGCTGTGACTGCCTGCAGGGCTTCCAGCTGACCCACTCCCTGGGTGGGGGGACTGGGTCCGGGATGGGGACCCTCCTCATCAGCAAGATCCGAGAGGAGTACCCCGACCGCATCATGAACACCTTCAGCGTGGTGCCCTCACCCAAGGTGTCAGACACCGTGGTGGAGCCCTACAACGCCACCCTGTCAGTCCACCAACTCGTAGAAAACACAGATGAGACCTATTGCATAGATAACGAGGCCCTGTATGACATCTGCTTCCGCACCCTGAAGCTGACTACGCCTACCTACGGTGACCTCAACCACCTGGTGTCAGCCACCATGAGTGGGGTCACCACCTGCCTGCGCTTCCCGGGCCAGCTCAATGCTGACCTGCGAAAGCTGGCTGTCAACATGGTCCCTTTCCCCCGCCTGCATTTCTTCATGCCCGGCTTTGCCCCGCTGACCAGCCGGGGTAGCCAACAGTACCGGGCACTGACAGTGCCTGAGCTCACCCAGCAGATGTTCGATGCCAAGAACATGATGGCCGCCTGTGACCCGCGCCACTGGCCGCTACCTGACCGTGGCCGCCGTCTTCCGGGGCCGCATGTCCATGAAGGAGGTGGACGAGCAGATGCTGAACGTGCAGAACAAGAACAGCAGCTACTTCGTGGAGTGGATCCCCAACAACGTGAAGACAGCCGTGTGCGACATCCCGCCTCGGGGGCTCAAGATGTCCGCCACCTTCATTGGCAACAGCACAGCCATCCAGGAGCTGTTCAAGCGCATCTCCGAGCAGTTCACGGCCATGTTCCGGCGCAAGGCCTTCCTGCACTGGTACACGGGCGAGGGCATGGACGAGATGGAGTTCACTGAGGCCGAGAGCAACATGAACGACCTGGTGTCCGAGTACCAGCAGTACCAGGACGCCACGGCCGAGGAGGAGGGCGAGtttgaggaggaggcagaggaggaggtggcctAAAGCTGTCTGGTAGCCGGTAAAGTGTGGAAGCCGTGTGAACTCTTTATTCACTCACAACCTGTTCTCTGATAGCCTTGTCtccttgtgtgtgtatttgttctTCCTGTCTTGACATCACATGCTGTACAGACACCACCATTAAAGCGTTTTCATAGTGTCTGGCGTCGCCTCTCCAGCTCCTTCTGATAGGCCCTGCGGGTGCTGTTGCCAAATGTCAGCGCGTAGTTGTCCTGCATGGCTGCGGGGGGTGGGGCCGCAGCTGAGCCAGGCTGCAGGGTGCTCAGGGGAGCGTGCGGGTGGCTGCTAAAGGGCTTAGCACAGCCTGTGAACATGCAGGTGCCTTGGGATTTGGAGCTGCCCCACGCACCTGCCTCCTGATGGCGGGCCCAGCCTGTGCACGGTAAACCTGGGGGGTCCCCACGGTCTGGAGGTGGCTGACCTCTGTCTAGGACTCAGTGTTAGGAGTAGTCCTACCCCAAGGGGACCCTGTGGTCACCTGGCTGGCCATGGACCTTTGATGCAGCATAGGTAAGGGGGCCCAGCCACCACCCCTCCCCGAAGTGGCCATCACCATGACCTTGTCTGGGTGGTGGATGAGAAGCCCACGGTACTCACATGGAATGAACCCCATGTAGAAAGGTATCAGGCCCTGGCTGCTGTAGACGGTGGTGCTGGGCCAGTGCATTCTGGGCAGCCTCTCCCCCAGGGCGCAGATGGGATTTCTGAACAGGAACTGGGGAAAGAGGCATGTGCTGCTGTGTGCTGCCTTTCCCAGCTGGTAACCAGTGAGTAGTGTTCTGGTGGGTGTAAGGAGTTGGGCTTGGTCAGAAGGATGGGGAGGGCAGTCTCTTTGGGCCTGGCAGAGCCACCCTTCCAGGGGGTTCCTCTGGAAAGCCTCCTGAGCTCTGTCTCTGTTCCTGCCCGCTCAGAGGCATGGAGACTGCCACGCAAGCTGGGCTGAACCCTGGGGAGCAGGCCCAGGGATGATGTCCACAAGCCTACCTGGTTCTTGTCGAATTCGTCCATAGCCTGTGTGACTCCATCACGGTAATTCATCCCCGTCACCCAGGCAAGCCGCGGGACAAAGCCAGCATatcctgggggaggaggtgttCAGGGTCCCGCCCTGTTGCCCGTCTTCCCCTGGGCACACGCACCTGCTTCCAGGGGTGTCAGGGAGCTCTGCCTGGACCCCTCTCCCTTCCCGAACGTTGCTGACTGAGGGAATGGGCCGCAGGAGCTCCCCTGGGGAGCTGGAAGGGCCTCCCAGCAGCCCTCCTCACTTGTTTTCCTGGTCCTGGCTGGGCCCCCGGCACCCACCTGATATGGCCTTGCGTTGGATCAGATTGGGGTGGTCCAGCTGGGGCAGCCTGTGGAACCTGCCCACGTCCAGTGTCTCCtcctggtgggctgggggtggataCTCGTCCCTCCTGCAGTGGTAGAGCTggaatggggaggggcaggtcACCGCCCCAGCCCCACCTAGGCCTGGCTAGGGTGAGGCTCTATCTCAGTGCACCTCCCAATTACCTGGTACTGCCCGGGCGCCTCTTGGGCAGGAGTGGTGCTCTTCCAGCCCTCTTCCTCCAGTGCTAGCCGCAGGCCTGGGTGTCCAAAGTCTCTGGAGTCCCCCTTCCTGCCCGGCGGGCATGGCGGGTAGGGCGGGTAAGGCATGATGCCTGCAGGCAGTGGGACTTGCCTGGATACATTTTCTACCCCCAGTGACCCCTGGGCATCCACTTCATGGGGTGAGAACCGGCCCAGGATCTCAAAGTTCTTGTAGAGCTTCAGACCTGTACGGACAGGTTCGCCGTGAGCGAGTGGGCAGGAGGGCGGCCCGGGAGGGGCAGGGCCCGGGTGCGGGCGGCTTACCGGTGTAGTCGGGGACATAGGGCTCGGTCAGTTCACGGCAGGGCATCCAAGGCGGCTTGGACTTGCCGAAGTCCTCGATGAACTTGGGCTTGGCTGTGGGGGACAGCACGGAGCAGGGGCTCTTTCGCACACTGGGGTCCGTGAGCAGCCGTGCCGTGGTGCGCCCGTAGGTATTCCCCACCTGGTAGCGCAGCTGCGGATAGAAGCCCGCGTAgctgtggagggagagggggagcagGGCCCCTGGGAGCAGGTCCCTGGATCCAGTGTGCTGGCCAGAGCAAGATACTCGACCTCACCTGCAGAATGGGGGTCACAGTAGCACTTGCCTCCTGGGGCTCCTGAGGCTTGAACAGCAGCACACACTGAGCACCAGGAACGGGCCTGGCCCCCAGGAAGGGAGCCCAGCTGTCATCACCACTATTGGGGCGCcatctccccagcacccagccatcTTCCAACAATGAGGGGCTTAAAGATGAGAGGATGGGCTGTTCTGCCCGCTCAAAGCATTGCAGGGATGGTGATAGGGTCTGAGTCTGGGGCTGAGGCACAAGGGGCTGACTGTACACGTGCTGGTCCCaccagggaggcctggagggcATTTggcccagaggcagaggctggtggGCGGGCTGCTGGTGGAAGTTGAGTGCATTAAGTATCAGGGCTAAGCCTGAGGGGCGGCCAGTGAGGGGGGGGGGTGGCACCCAAGGGGtgtgaattgttttctttctaaaaatgactCAAGTGAGTGCAGGTCTGTCAGTTTGCGAGACTAGCAAGGCTGAGACGTGAAAGTAAGAGGCTCTTCGGTGTCACCTCCCCCAGGAGTTGGGCCCAGTTTCTTCCTGGCCTTTTCCTTTCACGTGGATCTGGGTGTGTGCCGGGGTGGGCACATGCTGTGGGCCAGGCCCACGCTGGATGTGAGGGACACCTAGCGACGCAGCCTGGCGCCTGTGCCGTCAGTTTACTGGGCGCTTATCTCGTCTTTAAAATGCAGGGCCCTCCACGACGCCAGAGCCCAGCATTGACAGCCAGACTCCTGCTGTCGGGCCGTCCCCAGTTTCTGCTCTTGACAGACAGCCTGGCTCCCTGGTACGGGCAGGAGAGGGGGCCTGGGCCCTTCACACCTGCTCCAGGCCCCGGCCTCGGCCTCACCCCCACTCACCGGCCTCCCAGGTCCACAGGCCGGCTCCTGCTCAAGCTCCCCACCTTCTGGTCTCAGCTCCCCGGAGACCAGCTCTGGGGCTCCCCTCACAGCCGGCCTTGAGCCTTtaggccccagccctgctgccccatCCTTGGCGACCCCAGCCTTGCTCCAGCGTTCTGGGGCTTACCCAGGGATATAGTGAGGTTCTGGCGAGAAGAGGCTGTGTTTCTGCATGGCTGTCATCTTGCCTCAGCTCTGCCTTGGctggctccagcccctctcctgccccggCCTGTGCAGCTGGCTCCTCCCAGAGAGGAGTCCCCGTTGCCTGGCAACCATTGTGAAGAGGCCCTGCATTGTTGGGCAGCACCTGAGCCAGGCCCCTTCCTAAACCCTGTGAGCACTCCCATTTCACGGCTGGGACAGTGAGGCCCAGACAGGGCACAGGCTGGGGACATGGCACACTGAGGACCTACATCTTGGAAAATTAGAACTGTAGTTGCATCTGAGTCGGCCCTGCAAGGAagccaggggcagggctgggcctggagctctGGACTCTTACTACCCATGGGAGGGCAAGAGCCAACTGGAAAACAGCCCTTGTCCCACCCTAAGCCCCTCCTCAGATGAGAGAACCTGGAAGCTTGGGAGGCACTGTCACAAGTCTCAGCAGTGAGGTTCCTGAGCTAGAGAGCTGCCGGGACCCTGTCCTGGAGGTCTTTCCCCTGGAGCTGGgctctattttccattttaaacaaaCTCTcgatttttctttccatcttccttccttccttcctccttccctccctccctccctctttctttctttctccttttttttttttttttttttttgtatagggAGGACCATAAAAACGAAGAAAAATGTCATAAAGGAAAAGATCAGCAGGTTCAAGTACACGTCAAAACACAGCTTAAACCACCCTGCACAGCAGATGACAGCCTGGGCAAAAAGTCTGCAACAAATGTTATGTGCAGATATGATATCAGTAGAAACAACcttataaaacaaacatatgaaaaattaacACCCCAACAGGAAAATGCACATGTAGCGTGAAAGTCTTAAGGAAGAGCCCCGTCAGCGAACATACGGACAGAAGGCTGAGCCTCAGTCAAATAAACACTGATGAGGTGTGGATGTGGGCGATTTCTAATGCTCCATGCCAGCGTGAAAACCACCTGTAATTTGGGACTCAGGTCAAGTGCATCCAAGACCACACGTGCTTTGATCCACTGCTTCCACTCAACGTGTCCAGCCGAGGAGATGATCCACATTTAGCTGGAGACGGATGTGCGTGTCATCTAGGGAGAAATCCAGCTACTCATGTCCAGTGACAGGCTGGGAGCCCCTCACCCTGATAAAATGTGTGTTTCCTCAAACAAGTCTCTATCAGTCTGTCCATCCTGAGGCCAGACAGGTTCAGTGTGGATGGAAAGGTCTGGAGAAGAGACAGGGGTGCGAAGGATGAGACGTTCTTGGCcgggccctgcctgggaggggctggcaggctgGTCAGTTCTGGAGGG
It encodes the following:
- the FAM166A gene encoding protein FAM166A, whose translation is MTAMQKHSLFSPEPHYIPGYAGFYPQLRYQVGNTYGRTTARLLTDPSVRKSPCSVLSPTAKPKFIEDFGKSKPPWMPCRELTEPYVPDYTGLKLYKNFEILGRFSPHEVDAQGSLGVENVSRQVPLPAGIMPYPPYPPCPPGRKGDSRDFGHPGLRLALEEEGWKSTTPAQEAPGQYQLYHCRRDEYPPPAHQEETLDVGRFHRLPQLDHPNLIQRKAISGYAGFVPRLAWVTGMNYRDGVTQAMDEFDKNQFLFRNPICALGERLPRMHWPSTTVYSSQGLIPFYMGFIPSMQDNYALTFGNSTRRAYQKELERRRQTL
- the TUBB4B gene encoding LOW QUALITY PROTEIN: tubulin beta-4B chain (The sequence of the model RefSeq protein was modified relative to this genomic sequence to represent the inferred CDS: deleted 1 base in 1 codon); translation: MREIVHLQAGQCGNQIGAKFWEVISDEHGIDPTGTYHGDSDLQLERINVYYNEATGGKYVPRAVLVDLEPGTMDSVRSGPFGQIFRPDNFVFGQSGAGNNWAKGHYTEGAELVDSVLDVVRKEAESCDCLQGFQLTHSLGGGTGSGMGTLLISKIREEYPDRIMNTFSVVPSPKVSDTVVEPYNATLSVHQLVENTDETYCIDNEALYDICFRTLKLTTPTYGDLNHLVSATMSGVTTCLRFPGQLNADLRKLAVNMVPFPRLHFFMPGFAPLTSRGSQQYRALTVPELTQQMFDAKNMMAACDPRHGRYLTVAAVFRGRMSMKEVDEQMLNVQNKNSSYFVEWIPNNVKTAVCDIPPRGLKMSATFIGNSTAIQELFKRISEQFTAMFRRKAFLHWYTGEGMDEMEFTEAESNMNDLVSEYQQYQDATAEEEGEFEEEAEEEVA